In Mangifera indica cultivar Alphonso chromosome 14, CATAS_Mindica_2.1, whole genome shotgun sequence, the DNA window tccataattaaaaatatggtcAAGCGTAGTAACTGGTAATGAAAGACTTTGATCagtttgaaagatttttataGCTGAAAAGGGTTTATATATGGTAATTGAGTTTTCACCTTCCATTTTTGAGATATGTTTTCTCACTTTTCCTTCACAGCCCTTGCAATGAATTGACACCCTCAAAACCACAACCTGCCGTTTGAAACATCCATAATCTACCATGAACATACAGCTGATGGAGGGCTAGttgaaaagataaaacattAAAGCAACAAAGTTGAGCGGAAGAAAGAGAGATGAAAGTATCAAACCTGGTCCGGGGACTTGGTAGTTGAAGAGGACTTAATTAAAGCAGGAGACTCATTTGAGCTTACATGCGTGAACTTTGAAGATTGATCAGCAGGAACCAATGCTGAGACAGGATCGGACTCCGATAGCCAGTCAATAAAGGGTTTATCACTTAGAAGATATCGAGACGAACCATGATTGATGTTCAGATCTTTTATGTCGGCTGCACTTTTTCGACGTAAATCGCTTTGCTTAGCCGAATTACTCTTTCTGCTCTTGTCGTGATAAGGCCGAGGAATTATGGGCAATTGTGATGAACAAGGAGCATAAGGTAGTTTAGAGCTAAGGGTAGGGCGGATGGAACGGTGACTCACCATGCTAGAGCAGACGGCTGTGGAAGCAGGCGTTGAACAGAAGATATCCATTCCTTTCATGGTTGGAGAAAATAAGTGTTTGCCttaattgaagaaataaatgaGAGCAATAGAAACAATGAGGCCAAGTTATCTCGTTTTAAAGACGTTGGATGAGAAAAAAgcacaaaagaaagaaagg includes these proteins:
- the LOC123196962 gene encoding protein SODIUM POTASSIUM ROOT DEFECTIVE 3-like yields the protein MKGMDIFCSTPASTAVCSSMVSHRSIRPTLSSKLPYAPCSSQLPIIPRPYHDKSRKSNSAKQSDLRRKSAADIKDLNINHGSSRYLLSDKPFIDWLSESDPVSALVPADQSSKFTHVSSNESPALIKSSSTTKSPDQVVVLRVSIHCKGCEGKVRKHISKMEGK